A single window of Actinoallomurus bryophytorum DNA harbors:
- a CDS encoding MerR family transcriptional regulator: MGSLTIGAFARAARLSPKALRLYDELGLLRPARVDPVSGYRLYEPSQLARARLVAWLRRLGMPLARIRVVCSLDPASAAREVAAYWAQVESDVVARRDLAAFLIDQLSGGDDEHMTLRIRYAKHSDIGRVRDANEDSVYAGTRLLAVADGFGGHGRGAPASAAVIEALRPLDAGVAAGDLLTALDQAVHSADAALREITRSDPAMEGAGSTLTAMLWSGSRLGLVHIGDCRAYVLREGELFQITHDHTLVQSLIDEGRLTHEEAASHPQRSLLLRALEGSGVAADLKLHEARPGDRYLLCSDGLSTVVPVQAVHDTLATVADPDDAVRRLVDLANDAGGPDNVTCVVADVTDQEAPRE, encoded by the coding sequence ATGGGCTCGTTGACGATCGGCGCGTTCGCGCGTGCGGCACGGCTGTCGCCGAAGGCCCTGCGGCTCTACGACGAGCTCGGCCTGCTGCGGCCCGCGCGTGTCGACCCGGTCTCCGGCTACCGGCTGTACGAGCCGTCGCAGCTCGCGCGGGCCCGGCTGGTGGCCTGGCTCCGCCGGCTCGGCATGCCGCTGGCCCGCATCCGGGTCGTGTGCTCGCTGGACCCGGCCTCGGCCGCACGCGAGGTGGCCGCCTACTGGGCGCAGGTCGAGTCCGACGTCGTGGCCCGGCGTGACCTCGCCGCCTTCCTCATCGACCAGTTGTCCGGAGGGGACGATGAGCACATGACTCTGCGCATCCGCTACGCGAAGCACTCCGACATCGGGAGGGTCCGCGACGCCAACGAGGACTCCGTGTACGCCGGGACGCGGCTCCTCGCCGTCGCGGACGGCTTCGGCGGCCACGGGCGCGGCGCTCCGGCGAGCGCGGCCGTCATCGAGGCGCTGCGCCCGCTCGACGCGGGCGTCGCCGCGGGCGACCTGCTGACCGCGCTCGACCAGGCGGTCCACTCGGCCGACGCGGCGCTCCGTGAGATCACTCGTTCCGACCCCGCGATGGAGGGGGCCGGCAGCACGCTCACCGCGATGCTGTGGTCGGGTTCACGCCTCGGCCTCGTCCATATCGGCGACTGCCGGGCGTACGTCCTGCGCGAGGGCGAGCTGTTCCAGATCACCCACGACCACACCCTCGTCCAGTCGCTGATCGACGAGGGGCGCCTCACCCACGAGGAGGCGGCCTCGCACCCGCAGCGGTCGCTGCTGCTGCGCGCGCTGGAGGGCTCCGGTGTGGCGGCCGACCTGAAGCTGCACGAGGCGCGGCCCGGTGACCGGTACCTGCTGTGCTCGGACGGCCTGTCCACGGTGGTCCCGGTCCAGGCCGTCCACGACACGCTCGCCACGGTGGCCGACCCCGATGACGCCGTACGGCGGCTGGTCGACCTCGCCAACGACGCGGGCGGGCCGGACAACGTCACCTGTGTCGTCGCCGATGTGACCGACCAGGAGGCGCCGCGGGAATGA
- a CDS encoding protein kinase domain-containing protein encodes MDSLLAGRYRLRQRIGTGGMASVWLARDEVLIRPVAVKLIDPELVRDQEFRERFREEARAAAALSHPHIVTVHDYGESDGTPYIVMELLTGGTLDERYPVADVGRVIGEIAAALAAAHAARIVHRDIKPTNVILTSAGVKVLDFGIADDERMGTPAYLPPENDLSPSADVFALGIVWFEAVKGRRPEPGETLGGLQERCVDPSAASRPTAAEIATALGVPTGADQEDEGSEQAAAYEAAAAYRAAVPPSPPRPRTRTLTTTTTSQGPHGRLLLVAGGTTAAAAVALGLLLSGAAFRPMASPVDSSSSGAPSPATLSATPERPVTNPSSPVHRQRGRSVATRTSPTAVPRPPNATPPGAIDALTRMRRAVDEGLAASEVRADVAVDLDNLITNLLNELAAGAHVNVDQRVSELRTKIAQRVREGGLSPARAGLLTRTLSAL; translated from the coding sequence ATGGACTCGCTCCTCGCCGGCAGATACCGGCTGCGCCAGCGGATCGGCACCGGTGGCATGGCATCCGTCTGGCTCGCCCGCGATGAGGTTCTGATCCGCCCGGTCGCGGTGAAGCTGATCGACCCCGAGCTCGTACGCGACCAGGAGTTCCGCGAGCGCTTCCGCGAGGAGGCGCGTGCGGCCGCCGCCCTGTCACACCCGCACATCGTGACCGTGCACGACTACGGAGAGTCCGACGGCACTCCGTACATCGTGATGGAGCTGCTCACCGGCGGAACCCTCGACGAGCGCTACCCGGTCGCCGACGTGGGCCGGGTGATCGGCGAGATCGCCGCCGCCCTGGCCGCCGCGCATGCCGCACGGATCGTCCACCGCGACATCAAGCCCACCAACGTCATCCTGACCTCGGCCGGGGTCAAGGTGCTCGACTTCGGTATCGCCGACGACGAGCGCATGGGCACCCCGGCCTACCTGCCGCCGGAGAACGACCTTTCACCCTCGGCCGACGTGTTCGCCCTGGGGATCGTGTGGTTCGAGGCGGTGAAGGGACGCCGTCCGGAACCGGGGGAGACCCTCGGCGGCCTGCAAGAACGCTGCGTCGACCCGTCGGCCGCGAGCCGGCCGACGGCCGCCGAGATCGCCACCGCGCTCGGCGTCCCGACGGGAGCGGACCAGGAGGACGAGGGCAGCGAGCAGGCCGCGGCGTACGAGGCGGCCGCCGCGTACCGCGCCGCCGTGCCGCCGTCGCCGCCGCGCCCCCGCACACGTACGCTCACGACCACCACCACCTCACAAGGCCCGCACGGCCGGCTGCTGCTGGTCGCGGGCGGCACGACGGCGGCCGCCGCGGTCGCTCTGGGCCTGCTGCTGAGCGGTGCGGCGTTCCGCCCGATGGCGTCGCCGGTGGACTCGTCCTCATCGGGCGCGCCGTCGCCGGCGACCCTGAGCGCGACGCCGGAGCGGCCGGTGACGAATCCCTCGTCGCCGGTGCACCGGCAGCGGGGACGTTCGGTGGCGACGCGGACGTCGCCCACCGCGGTGCCGAGACCGCCGAACGCCACACCGCCGGGCGCGATCGACGCGCTGACCCGCATGCGGCGCGCGGTCGACGAGGGCCTGGCGGCCAGTGAGGTACGGGCCGACGTGGCCGTCGACCTGGACAACCTCATCACCAACCTGCTGAACGAACTCGCCGCCGGCGCCCACGTGAACGTGGATCAGCGGGTGAGTGAGCTCCGCACCAAGATCGCCCAGCGCGTCCGCGAGGGTGGCCTTTCTCCCGCACGCGCGGGCCTGCTCACCAGGACCCTGTCCGCCCTGTGA
- a CDS encoding SPFH domain-containing protein: MLISGGRAARNGAPFRVVTGHGAFILPVFRKVRFLTLAMCEAEVSETCVTRQGISLNVRSVIAFKVGNDAESIINAGQRFLSDQDQMSTLTGRIFAGHLRSIIGSMTVEEIVTERQKLALEVLDGSKAEMAKIGLTVDSLQIQSIDDMNTGYIDAMAAPHNAAIQRQAQIAQAQATQAAVEAQQESQRNQAEYARQTAIVQAEYKAEVDRAQAEAGQAGPLSQAQAQREVIAAQTELAMREAELRQQQLVAEVVRPAEADAQRVRILAQAEAERMKVQAEAAASYDRVALDRMLIDQLPQIVREAASGLSGANVNILNGADGLGEIAAGLVGQGLTILEAVKKNLAEETDGRRELPEKADGK, encoded by the coding sequence ATGTTGATTTCCGGAGGCCGAGCGGCCAGGAACGGCGCGCCCTTCCGTGTGGTCACCGGTCATGGCGCGTTCATCCTGCCGGTCTTTCGTAAGGTGCGTTTTCTGACCTTGGCCATGTGCGAGGCGGAGGTGTCGGAGACCTGTGTCACCAGGCAGGGCATCAGTCTCAACGTGCGCTCGGTGATCGCGTTCAAGGTCGGGAACGACGCCGAGAGCATCATCAACGCGGGTCAGCGGTTCCTGTCCGACCAGGACCAGATGTCGACGCTGACCGGGCGGATCTTCGCCGGTCACCTGCGTTCGATCATCGGTTCGATGACCGTCGAGGAGATCGTCACCGAACGACAGAAGCTGGCGCTCGAGGTCCTCGACGGCTCGAAGGCGGAGATGGCCAAGATCGGGCTCACCGTCGACTCGTTGCAGATCCAGTCCATCGACGACATGAACACCGGCTACATCGACGCGATGGCCGCCCCTCACAACGCCGCGATCCAGCGGCAGGCGCAGATCGCGCAGGCGCAGGCGACGCAGGCCGCGGTCGAGGCCCAGCAGGAGTCGCAGCGTAACCAGGCCGAGTACGCGCGGCAGACGGCGATCGTCCAGGCGGAGTACAAGGCCGAGGTGGACCGGGCACAGGCCGAGGCCGGGCAGGCCGGGCCGCTCTCGCAGGCCCAGGCACAGCGTGAGGTCATCGCCGCGCAGACCGAACTGGCCATGCGCGAGGCCGAGCTCCGCCAGCAGCAGCTGGTGGCCGAGGTCGTCCGGCCGGCGGAGGCCGACGCGCAGCGGGTTCGCATCCTGGCCCAGGCCGAGGCCGAGCGGATGAAGGTCCAGGCCGAGGCCGCGGCCTCCTATGACCGGGTCGCCCTCGACCGCATGCTCATCGACCAGTTGCCGCAGATCGTACGGGAGGCGGCGAGCGGCCTTTCCGGCGCGAACGTCAACATCCTGAACGGGGCCGACGGCCTCGGCGAGATCGCCGCCGGACTCGTCGGCCAGGGGCTGACCATCCTCGAAGCGGTCAAGAAGAACCTCGCGGAGGAGACCGACGGCCGGCGCGAGCTTCCCGAGAAGGCGGACGGGAAGTAG
- a CDS encoding carbohydrate ABC transporter permease, whose protein sequence is MKAVIRRRTHRAVAGSARLWQASPLTYVVLIFGVVLSAFPLYWMFVVATRTNAVVGAVPPPFIAGQHLGANLRRLFDNEQAHFAKALVNSAIASAVVAFSTVFFSSLAGFAFAKLRFRGRNALLLLIVGTMMVPVQMGIIPLYMVMVHVHWTGKLQAVIVPFLVTGFGVFMMRQYAGQAVPDELIEAARVDGASTFRIFWSVVLPALRPAASVLALFTFMQTWNDFLWPRAVLNPDNPTVQVSLALLNSAYFNDYTLMFAGTVVATVPLAIVFVVFGRQIIGGIMDGAVKA, encoded by the coding sequence ATGAAGGCCGTGATCCGGCGCCGTACGCACCGTGCCGTGGCGGGCTCCGCGCGGCTCTGGCAGGCCAGTCCGCTCACGTACGTCGTGCTGATATTCGGGGTCGTCCTGTCGGCGTTCCCGCTGTACTGGATGTTCGTCGTGGCCACGCGGACGAACGCGGTGGTCGGGGCGGTGCCGCCGCCGTTCATCGCCGGTCAGCACCTCGGCGCGAACCTGCGCCGGCTGTTCGACAACGAGCAGGCACACTTCGCCAAGGCGCTGGTGAACTCCGCCATCGCCTCGGCCGTGGTCGCGTTCTCGACGGTGTTCTTCTCCTCGCTGGCCGGGTTCGCCTTCGCCAAGCTCCGCTTCCGCGGCCGCAATGCCCTGCTGCTTCTCATCGTGGGGACGATGATGGTCCCGGTGCAGATGGGGATCATCCCGCTCTACATGGTCATGGTGCACGTGCACTGGACCGGGAAGCTCCAGGCCGTGATCGTGCCGTTCCTCGTCACGGGCTTCGGCGTCTTCATGATGCGGCAGTACGCCGGGCAGGCCGTGCCGGACGAGCTCATCGAGGCCGCACGCGTCGACGGCGCCTCGACGTTCCGGATCTTCTGGAGCGTCGTGTTGCCCGCGTTGCGCCCGGCCGCCTCCGTGCTCGCGCTGTTCACCTTCATGCAGACCTGGAACGACTTTCTCTGGCCGCGGGCGGTGCTCAACCCGGACAACCCGACCGTTCAGGTCTCCCTCGCGCTGCTCAACAGCGCCTACTTCAACGACTACACGCTGATGTTCGCCGGAACCGTCGTCGCGACCGTGCCGCTGGCCATCGTCTTCGTCGTGTTCGGCCGCCAGATCATCGGCGGAATCATGGACGGTGCGGTCAAGGCTTGA
- a CDS encoding NUDIX domain-containing protein yields the protein MIQISSREVYRNRWMSVREDDIRHPDGSPGIYGVVDKPTAALVIPLENDGFHLVEQYRYALSRRSWEFPQGTWPDDRETTTEELAKAELAQETGLSAGRIEHLGSFAIAPGFTSQRCDIFLATDLTAGEPDRDPEEQGMKQAWFPRAEFERMLRNGEIVDGSTMAAYAQLALQHDVTGRTGSW from the coding sequence ATGATCCAGATCTCTTCGCGCGAGGTATATCGGAACCGCTGGATGTCGGTACGTGAGGACGACATTCGTCACCCCGACGGATCGCCCGGGATCTACGGGGTGGTGGACAAGCCGACGGCGGCGTTGGTGATTCCCCTGGAAAACGACGGGTTCCATCTCGTGGAGCAGTACCGGTACGCGCTGTCGCGCAGGTCGTGGGAGTTTCCGCAGGGGACGTGGCCCGACGACCGTGAGACCACCACCGAGGAGCTGGCAAAGGCCGAACTCGCGCAGGAGACCGGGCTGAGCGCCGGGCGGATCGAGCACCTCGGCTCCTTCGCGATCGCGCCGGGGTTCACGAGTCAGCGCTGTGACATCTTCCTCGCCACCGACCTCACCGCGGGCGAGCCCGACCGCGACCCGGAGGAGCAGGGCATGAAACAGGCGTGGTTCCCCCGTGCAGAGTTCGAGCGGATGCTGCGGAACGGTGAGATCGTCGACGGCTCCACCATGGCCGCCTACGCCCAGCTCGCCCTCCAGCACGACGTCACAGGGCGGACAGGGTCCTGGTGA
- a CDS encoding LysR substrate-binding domain-containing protein produces the protein MLDLRRLRLLRELHERGTIASVADALSYSPSTVSHQLAELQREAGVLLFERDGRRLRLTEAARVLVRHADALLTRMERAEAEMAAAAGVVAGTVRLAAFQTAAISLVAPALTDLASRHPGLRLELTEAEPDEAVDALLRRECDVAICDEYGGRRRTRPRGLTFEEVYAERVRLVLPRDHPATTLGELAGAAWAGGHPGTSHERLLDQACTTIGGFTPDVRHRATDLLVLLALVARGGAVTLLPDLSRPERDPSVAVRDIGIARRVLTVVRDDGLARPALDAVRSALRAAALDLVPG, from the coding sequence ATGCTCGACCTCCGGCGGCTGCGGCTCCTCCGCGAACTCCACGAACGCGGCACCATCGCGTCGGTCGCGGACGCCCTGTCCTACAGTCCCTCGACCGTCTCCCACCAGCTCGCCGAGCTCCAGCGCGAGGCGGGCGTGCTGCTGTTCGAGCGCGACGGCCGTCGGCTGCGCCTCACCGAGGCGGCGCGCGTCCTCGTACGCCACGCGGACGCCCTGCTCACCCGCATGGAACGCGCCGAGGCCGAGATGGCGGCCGCGGCCGGTGTCGTGGCCGGGACCGTACGCCTCGCGGCGTTCCAGACGGCGGCGATCAGCCTGGTCGCCCCCGCGCTGACCGACCTCGCGAGCCGCCATCCCGGGCTGCGTCTCGAGCTCACCGAGGCCGAGCCGGACGAGGCGGTCGACGCCCTGCTGCGCCGCGAGTGCGACGTCGCGATCTGCGACGAGTACGGCGGGCGGCGGAGGACCCGGCCGCGCGGCCTCACGTTCGAGGAGGTGTACGCCGAGCGGGTGCGCCTCGTGCTGCCGCGCGACCACCCGGCGACGACCCTGGGTGAGCTGGCGGGAGCGGCGTGGGCCGGCGGCCACCCCGGCACCAGCCACGAGCGCCTGCTGGACCAGGCGTGCACGACCATCGGCGGCTTCACGCCCGATGTCCGCCATCGGGCCACCGACCTGCTCGTCCTGCTCGCGCTCGTCGCCAGGGGCGGCGCCGTCACGCTGTTGCCCGACCTGTCACGGCCCGAGCGCGACCCCTCGGTCGCGGTGCGGGACATCGGGATCGCGCGGCGCGTCCTGACCGTCGTACGGGACGACGGCCTCGCGCGGCCCGCGCTCGACGCGGTCCGTTCGGCGCTCCGCGCGGCGGCGCTTGACCTTGTCCCTGGGTGA
- a CDS encoding DinB family protein, translated as MDDGEKDALSMFLEAQRASVLAIVDGLGVEALTTAVLPSGWTPLGLVEHLGYAERHWFQEVLTGTAEPLEWPDDNAPLTTPRPPSVVFAFYRDQCRRSDAILASLPLSTRPRGSHPPPLGDETTDLRRIVLHMIEETSRHAGHLDAARELLDGKTGLGPR; from the coding sequence GTGGATGACGGCGAAAAGGACGCACTGTCGATGTTCCTGGAGGCGCAGCGGGCCAGCGTGCTGGCGATCGTCGACGGTCTCGGCGTGGAGGCGCTGACGACCGCGGTCCTGCCGTCGGGGTGGACGCCGCTGGGGCTCGTCGAACACCTGGGGTACGCCGAGCGGCACTGGTTCCAGGAGGTCCTCACCGGAACCGCCGAGCCGCTGGAATGGCCCGACGACAACGCGCCGCTCACCACTCCGCGACCGCCGTCCGTGGTCTTCGCGTTCTACCGCGACCAGTGCAGGCGGTCCGATGCCATCCTGGCCTCCCTGCCCCTCTCGACGCGCCCGCGGGGAAGTCACCCGCCTCCGCTCGGTGACGAGACGACCGACCTGCGCCGGATCGTGCTGCACATGATCGAGGAGACCTCCCGTCACGCCGGTCACCTCGACGCCGCCCGCGAGCTGCTCGACGGAAAGACCGGGCTCGGGCCGCGATAG
- a CDS encoding GH1 family beta-glucosidase, producing the protein MTTQPSQAETRLGFPTDFVWGAATAAYQIEGAVAEDGRGTSVWDTFAHTPGVVLGGDTGDVAVDHYHRYREDVALMSSLGLGAYRFSISWPRVQPDGSGAVNAKGLDFYRRLVDTLLDAGIQPWPTLYHWDLPQALEDAGGWPARDTAYRFAEYATLVQEAIGDRVTNWTTINEPWCAAFLGYASGDHAPGRRDPEASVRAAHHLLLGHGLAARALRRKGVRVGAAVNLYAVSPASEAAEDVDAARRIDGLQNRFFLDALLCGRYPDDVLADLEPYDLGIEGGDLGVIGGPIDMLGVNYYNRFIVTGREGAAPAITSPFAAASPWPGSEHIGFVKAGRPETAMGWEIDESGLAEVLTRVATEYPPVPLYVTENGAAFDDVVSAGGGVEDPDRIAYLDAHLRACHAAIAAGVPLRGYFAWSLMDNFEWGWGYAKRFGLVYIDFETQARIPKSSAHWYSSVIGRGGVGLSSAE; encoded by the coding sequence ATGACGACGCAGCCATCACAGGCGGAGACACGACTCGGCTTCCCCACGGACTTCGTCTGGGGGGCGGCGACCGCCGCCTACCAGATCGAGGGCGCGGTCGCCGAGGACGGCCGCGGGACCTCGGTCTGGGACACCTTCGCCCACACTCCCGGCGTGGTGCTGGGCGGTGACACCGGAGACGTCGCCGTCGACCACTACCACCGGTACCGCGAGGACGTCGCGCTGATGTCCTCGCTCGGGCTGGGCGCGTACCGCTTCTCGATCTCCTGGCCGCGGGTGCAGCCGGACGGCTCGGGGGCGGTGAACGCCAAGGGGCTCGACTTCTACCGGCGGCTCGTGGACACCCTGCTCGACGCCGGCATCCAGCCCTGGCCGACGCTGTACCACTGGGACCTGCCGCAGGCACTGGAGGACGCCGGCGGCTGGCCGGCACGCGACACGGCGTACCGGTTCGCCGAGTACGCCACGCTCGTGCAGGAGGCCATCGGCGACCGGGTGACCAACTGGACGACGATCAACGAGCCCTGGTGCGCGGCCTTCCTCGGGTACGCCTCCGGTGACCACGCCCCCGGCCGCCGTGACCCGGAGGCGTCCGTACGCGCGGCGCACCACCTCCTGCTCGGCCACGGCCTGGCCGCACGTGCCCTGCGCCGCAAGGGCGTACGGGTGGGCGCCGCGGTCAACCTGTACGCGGTGTCGCCGGCGAGCGAGGCCGCCGAGGACGTGGACGCGGCCCGCAGGATCGACGGGTTGCAGAACCGCTTCTTCCTCGACGCCCTGCTGTGCGGACGCTACCCCGACGACGTGCTCGCCGACCTGGAGCCGTACGACCTCGGCATCGAGGGCGGCGACCTGGGGGTCATCGGCGGGCCCATCGACATGCTGGGCGTGAATTACTACAACCGCTTCATCGTCACCGGCCGCGAGGGCGCCGCCCCGGCGATCACCTCGCCGTTCGCGGCGGCCTCACCCTGGCCGGGCAGTGAGCACATCGGGTTCGTGAAGGCCGGCCGGCCGGAGACCGCGATGGGCTGGGAGATCGACGAGTCCGGTCTGGCCGAGGTGCTCACGCGGGTCGCGACCGAATACCCGCCGGTGCCCCTGTACGTCACCGAGAACGGCGCGGCGTTCGACGATGTCGTGTCGGCCGGTGGCGGAGTCGAGGATCCCGACCGGATCGCCTACCTCGACGCGCACCTGCGCGCCTGCCACGCGGCGATCGCCGCAGGGGTGCCGCTGCGGGGCTATTTCGCCTGGTCACTGATGGACAACTTCGAGTGGGGCTGGGGGTACGCCAAGCGGTTCGGCCTCGTCTACATCGATTTCGAGACCCAGGCGCGCATCCCCAAGAGCAGCGCCCACTGGTACTCCTCGGTGATCGGACGAGGCGGAGTCGGCCTGTCATCGGCAGAATGA
- a CDS encoding LacI family DNA-binding transcriptional regulator, giving the protein MSERTRDPASARPTLEAVAARAGVGRGTVSRVVNGSPKVSPEAREAVLRAIDELGYVPNSAARTLVTRRTDTVALFVSESEERVFGEPYFAGIIRGISAGLAGTGLQLLLAIAQSADDHVRFERYLTGRHVDGVLLISLHGGDPLPRHLEDNGVPTVLGGAPVGVEPVSCVDADNRGGARQAVEHLIGLGRRRVATIAGPQDMRVGVDRLGGYRDVLSEAGLPQMVSTGDFSEESGERGMRELLARTPEIDGVFAASDPMAVGAMRVLKEHGLRIPEDVALVGFDDSATARHTDPPLTSVHQPLEAMGREMARLLVARIRGESVDNSMVILDTHLVTRASSCTPH; this is encoded by the coding sequence GTGAGCGAGCGCACGCGGGACCCAGCATCGGCACGGCCGACCCTTGAGGCCGTCGCGGCCCGTGCGGGAGTCGGCCGCGGCACCGTCTCACGCGTGGTCAACGGGTCACCGAAGGTGAGCCCGGAGGCCCGCGAGGCGGTGCTGCGGGCGATCGACGAGCTCGGGTACGTCCCGAACAGCGCCGCCCGTACTCTCGTCACCCGGCGCACCGACACCGTCGCGCTGTTCGTGTCGGAGTCGGAGGAACGCGTCTTCGGCGAGCCGTACTTCGCCGGGATCATCCGGGGGATCAGCGCCGGGCTGGCCGGCACCGGGCTCCAGCTCCTGCTGGCCATCGCCCAGTCCGCCGACGACCACGTGCGCTTCGAGCGCTACCTCACCGGCCGGCACGTCGACGGCGTGCTGCTGATCTCGCTGCACGGCGGCGACCCGCTGCCCCGCCACCTGGAGGACAACGGCGTGCCCACCGTGCTCGGTGGCGCTCCGGTCGGCGTCGAGCCGGTGAGCTGCGTCGACGCCGACAACCGCGGGGGCGCCCGGCAGGCGGTCGAGCACCTGATCGGGCTCGGCCGCCGCCGGGTCGCCACGATCGCCGGCCCGCAGGACATGCGCGTGGGCGTCGACCGCCTCGGCGGCTACCGCGACGTGCTGTCCGAGGCCGGCCTGCCGCAGATGGTCAGCACCGGTGACTTCAGCGAGGAGTCCGGCGAGCGCGGCATGCGCGAACTGCTCGCACGTACGCCCGAGATCGACGGCGTTTTCGCGGCGTCGGATCCGATGGCGGTCGGCGCGATGCGGGTCCTCAAGGAGCACGGTCTGCGCATCCCCGAAGACGTCGCACTGGTCGGCTTCGACGACTCGGCCACCGCGCGGCACACCGATCCGCCTCTCACCTCCGTGCATCAGCCACTGGAGGCGATGGGCCGTGAAATGGCCCGATTGCTGGTCGCGCGCATTCGCGGGGAGTCGGTCGACAATTCCATGGTCATTTTGGATACCCATCTGGTCACACGAGCATCCTCTTGTACGCCACACTGA